The following proteins are co-located in the Rippkaea orientalis PCC 8801 genome:
- the apcB gene encoding allophycocyanin subunit beta gives MQDAITSVINSSDVQGKYLDGSAMDKLKNYFASGELRVRAASVISANAADIVKGAVAKSLLYSDVTRPGGNMYTTRRYAACIRDLDYYLRYATYAMLAGDPSILDERVLNGLKETYNSLGVPISNTVQAIQAMKEVTASLVGADAGKEMGVYFDYICSGLS, from the coding sequence ATGCAAGACGCAATTACCTCTGTAATCAATTCCTCTGATGTCCAAGGGAAGTACCTTGATGGTTCTGCCATGGACAAGCTGAAAAACTACTTCGCCAGTGGTGAACTCCGTGTTCGCGCTGCTAGTGTTATCAGCGCTAATGCTGCTGACATCGTTAAAGGTGCTGTTGCTAAATCTTTATTGTACTCTGATGTCACCCGTCCCGGTGGCAATATGTACACCACCCGTCGCTATGCTGCTTGTATCCGCGACTTAGACTACTATCTCCGCTATGCTACCTATGCTATGTTAGCTGGCGATCCTTCCATCCTTGACGAGCGCGTTCTCAATGGATTAAAAGAAACCTACAATTCTTTAGGTGTACCTATCTCCAACACCGTTCAAGCCATCCAAGCGATGAAAGAAGTCACCGCTAGTTTGGTGGGTGCCGACGCTGGAAAAGAAATGGGTGTCTATTTCGACTACATTTGCTCTGGCTTAAGCTAG